CTGCAAGCCTCAATCTGCCTTGAGGAAATCCAGCCTGGTTCAAGTGCCTGGACTCCATATTCACCAAAATGCACTGAGGTAGCGCCTTTTGATCTTCCTTTTGTTCTACCTCTATGCATCTTTCTATACTTTACTCTTTCTGGCATTAACATAGTTTCACCTCCAATTATGAAGCAAAGAACAAGGGCTCTTTAGCAGTACCTTTATAAACCCAAACCTTTACTCCGATGACTCCAAATTTTGTCTTTGCAATAGTTTCTGAATAGTCAATATCTGCATCGAGTGTTTGTAGTGGTACTCTTCCTTCCCTAAACCATTCAGTTCTTGCAATTTCTGCACCTTCAAGCCTTCCAGAAACTTGAACTTTTATTCCCTGAGCGCCTGACCTCATTGCTCTCGTGATTGCTTGCTTAATAGCTCTTTTGTGTGGTGTTTTCTGCTCAAGCCTCTGGGCAACGTTTTGTGCAATAAGTTCTGCATCAATTTCGGGATGCTTTACTTCTCTTATATCAACCTTTAAATTATCGTATTTGTGGTCGATTACCTTTTTCACCATATCCTCGAGTTTACTAACTTCAGAACCCTTCTTTCCAAGAAGCATTCCAGGACGAGCCGTATGAATTACGACTCTTAACTCTGAGGTTCCTTTTCTTATAATTTCGACTTTTGAGATTGCAGCATTAAAACCAAGAGATTTAAATTCTTTTCTAATTCTAAAGTCCTCAAGTAAATAGGAAGAGTAGTCCTTCTTTGGGGAGTACCATTTGCTCCACCAGTCTTTGGTTATTCCTAACCTAAAACCATAAGGATGAGTTTTCTGTCCCACATTAAACCTCCTCTTTCTCTTTCACAATTATCTTGATCTGGCTTACCGGCCTTCGAATTATATCCGCCCTGCCAAATCCTCTTGGAAGAACTCTTTTAAGAGGTCCTTCTGCATCTATAAATATTTTGTCAACATACATAAGGTCCTCATCCATTTTAAAGTTATTTACACCATTTGCAACTGCAGAATCAAGTGCCTTTTCTAAGTAACGAGCAGCCTTATGTGGAAGAGCCTTAAGAATTGCTCTTGCTTCGGTTACCGATTTACCCTTTATCAACTCTGCAACAAGCCTTGCCTTACTTGCAGAGAGCCTTAGGTGTCTTTCAATAGCATATGCTTCCATTCAAGAACCTCCTTATGTCTTCGTGATAACACGAGCAGTTGGTGCTCTGTGACCGTGGAATGTACGGGTAGGAGCAAACTCGCCCAACTTATGTCCAACCATATCAGGCACAATATAAACAGGAATGTGTGTTTTTCCGTTGTGGACTGCTATTGTGTGCCCTACCATTTCTTCTGTAATAGTAGAGCGTCTACACCAAACCTTAATAACCTTCTTTTCACCTTTTTCATTCATTTTTCTAATCTTTTCAAGAAGTTTGGGATCAACCCACTTACCAGTTCTTCCCATAATTATTTCCTCCTCTTAATGATGTATTTATCGGAAGGATTCTTCTTCTTTCTCGTCTTGTAACCAAGAGTTGGTTTACCCCAAGGCGTAAGAGGACCAGGATGACCAATAGGAGCCTTACCTTCTCCACCACCATGCGGGTGGTCAACAGGGTTCATTGCAGAACCTCTAACAGTTGGTCTAATACCGAGATGTCTCTTGTGTCCAGCCTTACCAAGGTTAACATTTTCATGGTCAAGATTACCAACCTGTCCGATCGTTGCTTTGCATTCAAGTCTTATTTTTCTGATCTCGCCCGAAGGCATTCTTATCTGGGCGTATTCTTCTTCTTTTGCGATTAACTGTGCACCTGCTCCTGCTGACCTTGCAATTTGGCCACCTCTTCCGGGAATAAGTTCAATGTTGTGAATAAATGTTCCAAGAGGAATGTTCTTAAGAGGCAAAGCATTACCAACTTTTATTTCGGCATTAGGTCCTGACATTACAGTGTCTCCAACCTTAAGCCCAAGTGGTGCAATTATATATCTCTTCTCGCCATCAGCGTATGTTAAAAGAGCAATATAAGCAGAACGATTGGGGTCATACTCAATTGATGTTACTTTTGCAGGAATACCATCCTTGTCTCTCTTAAAATCAATAATTCTATAAAGGCGCTTGTTTCCACCGCCTCTATGCCTTACAGTTATCTTACCTGTGTTATTTCTTCCGCCTTCTTTTCTCAAACCTTCAACAAGAGACTTTTCAGGTTCAGTTTTTGTAATAGTCTCTTTGTGGTTTACAACTGTTTTACCACGAAGGCCTGGGGTTACTGGTTTATAAACTTTTAAACCCATATTCTACCTCCATCAAACATTCTGAATGACATCTATCTTATAACCTGGATAGAGTGTCACGATTGCCTTTTTATATGAAGGAGTCCTAACATAGTTATATCGAACTCTCTTCTTCTTCCCAAAAACTTTCCCAATATTTACATCCTTTACCTTAACATTAAAGGCTTCTTCAACAGCTTTTTTAATCATCTGGACATTTGCATCTTCATGCACGACAAAAGTGTACTTTCCCTGTGCCATTTGCTTTGTTGTCTTTTCAGTGATTAAAGGTCTTACTAAGATTTCATAAGTCTCCATTATTTCCACCACCCTTCAATTCCAAGAACTGCCTCTTTTGACATTACAATGGAATCAAAAACCATAAGGTCGTATGCATTGAGGAACTTATAATTAAGAGGCTTAACAGTTGGAACATTTCTTAAAGCCCTTTCCACTTCGCCGTTCTCTTCTGAATACACAAACAGAACATCTCCAAGGTCTTTATTCAATGTTTCCTGAACTCTCTTAAGAATTTCCATCGCTTCTTTTGTCTTTCCAGATAGCTTTACATTACTAAGGATATGAACATCACCGTCGTTAAATCGAGCAGTTAATGCAGAAAAGATTGCAGCATCAATTTCTTTTTTGTTCATCTTCTTTGAGAAGTCTCTGGGGTGTGGTCCAAATGCAACAGCCCCACCCTTCCATAT
This genomic stretch from Caldisericum sp. harbors:
- the rpsC gene encoding 30S ribosomal protein S3 codes for the protein MGQKTHPYGFRLGITKDWWSKWYSPKKDYSSYLLEDFRIRKEFKSLGFNAAISKVEIIRKGTSELRVVIHTARPGMLLGKKGSEVSKLEDMVKKVIDHKYDNLKVDIREVKHPEIDAELIAQNVAQRLEQKTPHKRAIKQAITRAMRSGAQGIKVQVSGRLEGAEIARTEWFREGRVPLQTLDADIDYSETIAKTKFGVIGVKVWVYKGTAKEPLFFAS
- the rplV gene encoding 50S ribosomal protein L22 — encoded protein: MEAYAIERHLRLSASKARLVAELIKGKSVTEARAILKALPHKAARYLEKALDSAVANGVNNFKMDEDLMYVDKIFIDAEGPLKRVLPRGFGRADIIRRPVSQIKIIVKEKEEV
- the rpsS gene encoding 30S ribosomal protein S19 — protein: MGRTGKWVDPKLLEKIRKMNEKGEKKVIKVWCRRSTITEEMVGHTIAVHNGKTHIPVYIVPDMVGHKLGEFAPTRTFHGHRAPTARVITKT
- the rplB gene encoding 50S ribosomal protein L2 translates to MGLKVYKPVTPGLRGKTVVNHKETITKTEPEKSLVEGLRKEGGRNNTGKITVRHRGGGNKRLYRIIDFKRDKDGIPAKVTSIEYDPNRSAYIALLTYADGEKRYIIAPLGLKVGDTVMSGPNAEIKVGNALPLKNIPLGTFIHNIELIPGRGGQIARSAGAGAQLIAKEEEYAQIRMPSGEIRKIRLECKATIGQVGNLDHENVNLGKAGHKRHLGIRPTVRGSAMNPVDHPHGGGEGKAPIGHPGPLTPWGKPTLGYKTRKKKNPSDKYIIKRRK
- the rplW gene encoding 50S ribosomal protein L23, with product METYEILVRPLITEKTTKQMAQGKYTFVVHEDANVQMIKKAVEEAFNVKVKDVNIGKVFGKKKRVRYNYVRTPSYKKAIVTLYPGYKIDVIQNV
- the rplD gene encoding 50S ribosomal protein L4; amino-acid sequence: MKSNVIDVKNNTVESLELPDDYFAREVKKHLIYEAVQRYLANRRRGTADTKERGDVSYSTKKVRPQKGLGRSRQGARTSNIWKGGAVAFGPHPRDFSKKMNKKEIDAAIFSALTARFNDGDVHILSNVKLSGKTKEAMEILKRVQETLNKDLGDVLFVYSEENGEVERALRNVPTVKPLNYKFLNAYDLMVFDSIVMSKEAVLGIEGWWK